One window of Lagenorhynchus albirostris chromosome 16, mLagAlb1.1, whole genome shotgun sequence genomic DNA carries:
- the SIRT1 gene encoding NAD-dependent protein deacetylase sirtuin-1 isoform X2 — MFDIEYFRKDPRPFFKFAKEIYPGQFQPSLCHKFIALSDKEGKLLRNYTQNIDTLEQVAGIQRIIQCHGSFATASCLICKYKVDCEAVRGDIFNQVVPRCPRCPADEPLAIMKPEIVFFGENLPEQFHRAMKYDKDEVDLLIVIGSSLKVRPVALIPSSIPHEVPQILINREPLPHLHFDVELLGDCDVIINELCHRLGGEYAKLCCNPVKLSEITEKPPRTQKELAHLSELPPTPLNISEGSSSPEGTSPADSSVIVTVLESNVDDPDASESKNCVEEKLQEVQTSARSIESVNEQLESPDLKNVASNTGEKNERTSVAETVRKCWPARLAKEQISKRLDGNQYLFLPPNRYIFHGAEVYSDSEDDVLSSSSCGSNSDSGTCQSPSLEEPMEDESETEEFYNGLEDDADVNERAGGTGFGADGGDQEAVNEATSMKQEATCINYPSNKS, encoded by the exons ATGTTTGACATTGAATATTTCAGAAAAGATCCAAGACCATTCTTCAAGTTTGCAAAG GAAATATATCCTGGACAATTCCAACCATCTCTTTGTCACAAATTCATAGCCTTGTCAGATAAGGAAGGAAAACTACTTCGCAACTATACTCAGAACATAGATACACTGGAACAGGTTGCAGGAATCCAAAGGATAATTCAGTGTCATG GTTCCTTTGCAACAGCATCTTGCCTGATTTGTAAATACAAAGTTGACTGTGAAGCTGTACGAGGAGATATTTTTAATCAG GTGGTTCCTCGATGTCCTAGGTGCCCAGCTGATGAACCACTTGCTatcatgaaaccagagattgtcTTTTTTGGTGAAAATTTACCAGAACAGTTTCATAGAGCCATGAAGTATGACAAAGATGAAGTTGATCTTCTCATTGTTATTGGGTCTTCCCTGAAAGTAAGACCAGTAGCACTAATTCCGA GTTCCATACCCCATGAAGTGCCTCAGATATTAATTAATAGGGAACCTTTGCCTCACCTGCATTTTGATGTAGAGCTTCTTGGAGACTGTGATGTCATTATTAATGAATTGTGTCACAGGTTAGGTGGTGAATACGCCAAACTTTGCTGCAACCCTGTAAAGCTTTCAGAAATTACTGAAAAACCTCCACGAACACAAAAAGAATTGGCTCACTTGTCAGAGTTGCCACCCACACCCCTCAATATTTCAGAAGGCTCAAGTTCACCAGAAGGAACCTCACCAGCAGATTCTTCAGTGATTGTCACTGTTTTAGAGAGTAATGTTGATGATCCAGATGCATCTGAATCAAAAAACTGTGTCGAAGAAAAATTACAGGAAGTACAGACTTCTGCTAGGAGCATTGAAAGTGTTAATGAACAGTTGGAGAGTCCGGATTTGAAGAATGTTGCCTCCAATActggggagaaaaatgaaagaacttcAGTTGCTGAAACAGTGAGAAAATGCTGGCCAGCTAGACTCGCAAAGGAGCAGATTAGTAAACGGCTTGATG GTAATCAATATCTGTTTTTACCACCAAACCGTTATATTTTCCATGGTGCTGAGGTATATTCAGACTCTGAAGATGATGTCTTATCCTCTAGTTCTTGTGGCAGTAACAGTGATAGTGGAACATGCCAGAGTCCAAGTTTAGAAGAACCTATGGAGGATGAAAGTGAGACTGAAGAATTTTACAATGGTTTGGAAGATGATGCTGATGTTAATGAGAGAGCCGGAGGAACTGGATTTGGAGCTGATGGAGGTGATCAAGAGGCAGTTAATGAAGCTACATCTATGAAACAGGAAGCAACATGCATTAACTATCCATCGAACAAATCATAA
- the SIRT1 gene encoding NAD-dependent protein deacetylase sirtuin-1 isoform X3, whose amino-acid sequence MCLCSGRKTILEIYPGQFQPSLCHKFIALSDKEGKLLRNYTQNIDTLEQVAGIQRIIQCHGSFATASCLICKYKVDCEAVRGDIFNQVVPRCPRCPADEPLAIMKPEIVFFGENLPEQFHRAMKYDKDEVDLLIVIGSSLKVRPVALIPSSIPHEVPQILINREPLPHLHFDVELLGDCDVIINELCHRLGGEYAKLCCNPVKLSEITEKPPRTQKELAHLSELPPTPLNISEGSSSPEGTSPADSSVIVTVLESNVDDPDASESKNCVEEKLQEVQTSARSIESVNEQLESPDLKNVASNTGEKNERTSVAETVRKCWPARLAKEQISKRLDGNQYLFLPPNRYIFHGAEVYSDSEDDVLSSSSCGSNSDSGTCQSPSLEEPMEDESETEEFYNGLEDDADVNERAGGTGFGADGGDQEAVNEATSMKQEATCINYPSNKS is encoded by the exons ATGTGCCTGTGCAGTGGAAGGAAAACAATTTTG GAAATATATCCTGGACAATTCCAACCATCTCTTTGTCACAAATTCATAGCCTTGTCAGATAAGGAAGGAAAACTACTTCGCAACTATACTCAGAACATAGATACACTGGAACAGGTTGCAGGAATCCAAAGGATAATTCAGTGTCATG GTTCCTTTGCAACAGCATCTTGCCTGATTTGTAAATACAAAGTTGACTGTGAAGCTGTACGAGGAGATATTTTTAATCAG GTGGTTCCTCGATGTCCTAGGTGCCCAGCTGATGAACCACTTGCTatcatgaaaccagagattgtcTTTTTTGGTGAAAATTTACCAGAACAGTTTCATAGAGCCATGAAGTATGACAAAGATGAAGTTGATCTTCTCATTGTTATTGGGTCTTCCCTGAAAGTAAGACCAGTAGCACTAATTCCGA GTTCCATACCCCATGAAGTGCCTCAGATATTAATTAATAGGGAACCTTTGCCTCACCTGCATTTTGATGTAGAGCTTCTTGGAGACTGTGATGTCATTATTAATGAATTGTGTCACAGGTTAGGTGGTGAATACGCCAAACTTTGCTGCAACCCTGTAAAGCTTTCAGAAATTACTGAAAAACCTCCACGAACACAAAAAGAATTGGCTCACTTGTCAGAGTTGCCACCCACACCCCTCAATATTTCAGAAGGCTCAAGTTCACCAGAAGGAACCTCACCAGCAGATTCTTCAGTGATTGTCACTGTTTTAGAGAGTAATGTTGATGATCCAGATGCATCTGAATCAAAAAACTGTGTCGAAGAAAAATTACAGGAAGTACAGACTTCTGCTAGGAGCATTGAAAGTGTTAATGAACAGTTGGAGAGTCCGGATTTGAAGAATGTTGCCTCCAATActggggagaaaaatgaaagaacttcAGTTGCTGAAACAGTGAGAAAATGCTGGCCAGCTAGACTCGCAAAGGAGCAGATTAGTAAACGGCTTGATG GTAATCAATATCTGTTTTTACCACCAAACCGTTATATTTTCCATGGTGCTGAGGTATATTCAGACTCTGAAGATGATGTCTTATCCTCTAGTTCTTGTGGCAGTAACAGTGATAGTGGAACATGCCAGAGTCCAAGTTTAGAAGAACCTATGGAGGATGAAAGTGAGACTGAAGAATTTTACAATGGTTTGGAAGATGATGCTGATGTTAATGAGAGAGCCGGAGGAACTGGATTTGGAGCTGATGGAGGTGATCAAGAGGCAGTTAATGAAGCTACATCTATGAAACAGGAAGCAACATGCATTAACTATCCATCGAACAAATCATAA